From Elusimicrobiota bacterium, a single genomic window includes:
- a CDS encoding SIS domain-containing protein, whose protein sequence is MAIAAKKVTLLGAFRNYANLLARVKIEDAQGRSLGESGFKRALDLIIKQNKLGKKLCFIGNGGSAAIASHQATDFFKNGGVRAASFNDASILTCLANDYNYTEIFSRQIERMTNTGDILFAISSSGKSSNIIKGVEAARRNGCHIVTCSGFDENNPLRRLGEVNFYVPSHSYAHVENAHLLICHTFVDALMALRGEPPFWLN, encoded by the coding sequence ATGGCTATCGCAGCAAAGAAAGTAACGCTGCTCGGCGCTTTCCGAAATTACGCCAACCTGCTGGCCCGCGTCAAAATCGAGGACGCCCAAGGCCGTTCTCTCGGCGAATCGGGTTTCAAGCGCGCGCTCGATCTCATCATCAAACAGAATAAACTCGGCAAAAAACTATGTTTTATCGGCAATGGGGGCTCGGCCGCCATTGCCAGCCATCAAGCCACGGATTTTTTCAAAAACGGCGGGGTGCGCGCCGCATCCTTTAACGACGCGTCGATTCTCACCTGCCTGGCCAATGATTACAACTACACCGAAATTTTCAGCCGGCAAATCGAACGCATGACAAACACCGGGGATATTCTTTTTGCGATCTCAAGCTCAGGCAAAAGCTCCAATATCATTAAAGGCGTTGAAGCTGCCCGGCGCAACGGCTGCCATATCGTCACCTGCTCCGGCTTCGACGAGAACAACCCGTTAAGACGTTTGGGCGAGGTCAATTTTTACGTTCCGTCCCATTCCTACGCGCATGTGGAAAACGCGCATTTGCTGATCTGCCACACCTTTGTGGACGCCTTGATGGCC